AGCTCCAGCAAAAAAAACTAGTTTGTTCCTGCAAAGATCAAGAACTTAAATATGTCAATTAAAATATATGTTTTTGGCATTTAAAGTCTTGACAAATGAATTTAAAGTATGTCAGTTAAAATGTGTTTGGATCTAAAAAGGTCGGTTCCAGTTGGGCCAACCTATCAACTGTTAAAATTCAACCCGTTTAACGATACTAACCAAACTCAAAAGTTAACATCTAGCGTTTTTCAAAGGACTTACGAAGAGAGAATATTACCTGTTGGATGATCTAATATTTGCAGGATCATCTTTTGCCCGAGGCCAAATTTGAGGCAAGGAAACATCTTTATGAGGAACATACGCAGATACAAAATAGCTCGAAGAACATACAACTTGAATGGCATTAAGTTTAACAACCTCTGCTTTATTTACAGCAATGCGCCCGATCGAATGGCAAGAAACGTAGAAATGATCAGCACCATCAGTGCGATTCCAATACGGGTATTTTTGACTAACATTAAAAATGTAATCTTTGATGAAATCTTGGATACCCTCATATCCTACCCTCGCATCATGTCTTAATCTTGCAATCGAAAAGGGAAGATAAAAAAGATCTGCTTTTGATGGATCTTTGGTTATGAAATGACTATTGTTTAGTGCTTTCTTGAAGAAACTTTCACTGGCATAGTTTCCCACGGGTTCAAAATCTACTGGCAGTAGTATATTGGCGAATGGGTCGTTTTTGTCATGTGGGTACAcgaaaatcttaaaacttttgttCATTTTAGCGTAGTCTTCCATAAAGATGACTTGATCATGAAAAATGTTACCGTTTTTAGCAATTCTTCCTGAATAACAATCGTATTAAAGCTTTTAAAGTCGTAGTCTAACAATTAATCAAGTCGTTTAAAATCAGAAAACCATAATGATCACCAAGAACAAGTGCAACAGAGGTGAAGCTCTTAACACTTTCAAAAATCAAACTTTGCACACAAAACTTTAAATTAAATTACTAAGTCTGTTAAAGCTAGTTATGCTACAATATATTGTATAAATTGCATATCAAATTTAACAGGATAATTCTTCACAATGGGTTCCATTTGTTGATAACATGGCACATCAAACTAGAAATTATAAATCACTTTTTGATAAAGTAAAGTATAGTGCTTGACTTTAGAAGTCAAACATCCAAAGTCTACTGTCAAGTATTCACATTTTTTAAATACAGTAATAAGCAAAAATATCACAAaacataacaaattaaaacaaatcaAAATTAGCCGATATCATACCAATTGAAGTAAGTAATTTCATACCTTCACCATGATCTTTAGAATTTTGACTTTCAAATGGGGATTGTAAACCAAGActtgattgactttgactttcaattgGGGTTAGTAAATTCTGAATTTTGGGAgaaacccatttagggttttgAAGAAAATGATGACGAGATTGATGGTGAGGAGGAGTATTGAATATATTTGAAgttgatgaaatataaaataaaataaataatgaagTTGTAAGTGCTAATGCTGTTGGTATGAAGAACAAACTTCTGAGTGAATCGGAGACTCGCCGGCGGGAGAGTGAGTACAGTAAGAAAAACGACCGTGCCATGCCGGATAATTAATTTTCCGGCGGGGAGTGTAACAATCACCGTTGCTAATATTTGATTTTGTAAACTTGGAGCATGTGATATTGTGACTAGTGTCGGGTGTATCACACGTTTCAACTTCACTGGTAACCAGAATTtcattggtttttttttttttgtttttcttcttaCCTATTTTAGGATTTATGAAATTATATGAAatcaaataaattaaattaaaaagaaataaaagaaaGAATAAACTTATTTTGAGAATTAccgtattaactattagacaaaaattattattattatattaactattagacaaaatgaTAAATAGTAATCAGAGTCATTTTCATTTTTTCACATTTTTTTTCCTTTCTCTTTTTTCACTTTTtcttttacttttcgcaagtaaagcTTTCAAACTTTATTCAAAAATTAAAACCGGTCCCCCAAACAGGGGATAAAGTGTTaaattaacattttaataataaaatcttaactaaacttcacccaaatatccaacgggtcatatcttctcgctcgcaacgagttaaatttttccgacaacatcgttaaactcgaaataattttaggaacacaatgtcactaactataggcaaaacagacgctttttaaaaaacgataaatatttgaggtatttttcatacacgttgattttgcgttaaatttttaaaagtcgacaattccatagcgaaacgtggagatgtaaaataacatttaaatctttgacgggttataccttttagttcgactcgagttgcgcttcaacgacatgatcgttagccacgaaataattttacaaactaaacacaataaaatacattgaaaatcgaactccggcgcgaagcgagggttcgataactagttgtGTTTATTTATATAGAATTTATCTAAATCTAACTCTTACGATTATTTTAAGAAATATAAACATGTATAACTAGTGCGAGGCTTGAAGATTTATATATGAGTAGTGTTTATAATTACATTTTAACGCTTATATTCACTATCTTAATAATTTGTAATAGTTACACATTTTGTTCCCAGTTAAGTTGAAGGACACCGAGTATTATATACTATTTGTTGTTTCTCTCATTTGTTGTTTCTCTCGAGAAAAGAAGTTAACGTTTATGACAGTTTACCATGCACAGGGACCTTAAAACAGCTAGAAAACAAGAGAAACAAGTCTGATCTATTACTGATGTACTTGAACACAATTTTGTACTTCAAGCTTAGACCGGAGAACAGACTGCTTGATTCTTGCAACGGAAAAGACACCATTGAGTAGACGACACATTATGTAGACGTCCTTCAGCAGATTGGTCTACTTGG
The window above is part of the Rutidosis leptorrhynchoides isolate AG116_Rl617_1_P2 chromosome 1, CSIRO_AGI_Rlap_v1, whole genome shotgun sequence genome. Proteins encoded here:
- the LOC139866026 gene encoding probable glycosyltransferase At5g03795; this encodes MARSFFLLYSLSRRRVSDSLRSLFFIPTALALTTSLFILFYISSTSNIFNTPPHHQSRHHFLQNPKWVSPKIQNLLTPIESQSQSSLGLQSPFESQNSKDHGEGRIAKNGNIFHDQVIFMEDYAKMNKSFKIFVYPHDKNDPFANILLPVDFEPVGNYASESFFKKALNNSHFITKDPSKADLFYLPFSIARLRHDARVGYEGIQDFIKDYIFNVSQKYPYWNRTDGADHFYVSCHSIGRIAVNKAEVVKLNAIQVVCSSSYFVSAYVPHKDVSLPQIWPRAKDDPANIRSSNRNKLVFFAGAINSPVRQKLVDTWKNNANISVHAGRLNTPYEKALQDSKFCLHVKGFEVNTARIGDALYHGCVPVIIANHYDLPFADILNWKSFSIIVATLDIPFLQRIITSINDEEYGKLQHNVVEVRKHFRWHVVPVDYDAFYMVMYELWLRRSSIRIPLV